In Brevibacillus brevis, a genomic segment contains:
- a CDS encoding DEAD/DEAH box helicase, which translates to MSTVTTLSLAAKLLADGRFLITGAGPHEEAIDPERLASILFAWDERTFYGTFLEKTETGLLLSPSEALSLFAAPLWLEHVTYQPDSVFSGYRDTALAIREALASGKIAPDFSQWKEGRYGWKLAQSPDGFPPYGNRWLSLVLEEALSSKDELGMAWDQLLTQYPALLVTGSDLSPHLEEREWLQTIGWLPDLTPFRTCLRLVEAEDSFGDWLLTVYLQDRDVPDRLFLLEPDASSPHGFSPVGLPADWLEHGERLAHDIRKCREILPWETPESTGPGLVSRLSNEQAWTFLTTSSLLLVQAGIHVFLPAWWEQVRRVRPKLKAKVTSSVGYGRHSYLGLSQVMDFEWKLALGPVELSEEEFEQLIRQKQRLLKIRGHWVQLTPDLFQQLQETLKKSKGKSALTFRDVMKMHLTAPAVAEEAIEEEDERESYPLSLEVELNQHLLQLLHQLQETKHIPILDQPASFCGTLRKYQLEGSSWLLFLRRFGLGACLADDMGLGKTVQFITYLLYLREYGQADIPSLLICPTSVIGNWQKELERFAPSLKVFIHYGNHRPKKDAFLAAIEGADLVITSYALSHLDESELSSLTWNAICLDEAQNIKNAYTKQASAVRDLQARHRIALTGTPIENRLSELWSIFDFLNPGYLGSLGDFARRYVQPIERDQDPVLIGQVQRLIQPFLLRRVKTDPHIQLDLPEKNEGKEYVPLTAEQGALYETAIQDMFARMENTSPMERRGLILTTLSRLKQLCDHPALFLGEPAGRDEPSRSHKLERLLELVEDIRQKGERCLIFTQYIEMGNMLQRILNREGFGPVFFLNGSTKKEARDEMIARFQDESLPDSQRGTIFILSLRAGGTGLNLTQANHVIHFDRWWNPAVENQATDRAHRIGQQRNVQVYKFISLGTIEERIDEMMERKQTLSQQIVGSGESWITELSTSELRELFALRHDWLDTGAG; encoded by the coding sequence ATGAGCACAGTCACTACGCTAAGTCTCGCAGCAAAACTTCTGGCAGACGGGCGTTTTTTGATCACCGGAGCCGGTCCCCACGAGGAAGCCATCGATCCCGAGCGGCTGGCGTCCATCCTATTCGCTTGGGACGAACGAACGTTTTACGGTACATTTCTCGAGAAGACCGAAACCGGTTTGCTCCTGAGTCCGTCCGAAGCCCTCTCCCTATTTGCCGCTCCCCTCTGGCTGGAGCATGTGACTTATCAGCCGGATTCCGTTTTTTCCGGCTACCGGGATACTGCGTTGGCGATCCGGGAAGCTCTCGCGTCAGGCAAAATCGCTCCCGACTTTTCCCAGTGGAAGGAAGGCCGCTACGGCTGGAAGCTGGCGCAATCGCCCGATGGTTTTCCGCCGTATGGCAATCGCTGGCTGTCGCTCGTGCTGGAAGAAGCGCTCTCATCCAAAGACGAGCTCGGGATGGCCTGGGACCAGCTCTTGACGCAGTACCCCGCGCTGCTGGTCACCGGCAGCGACCTGTCCCCGCATTTGGAGGAACGAGAATGGCTGCAAACGATCGGCTGGCTCCCGGACCTCACTCCGTTCCGGACATGCCTGCGGCTTGTCGAAGCCGAGGACAGCTTCGGGGATTGGCTTTTGACCGTCTATCTGCAAGACCGGGATGTGCCCGATCGCCTGTTTCTGCTGGAGCCGGATGCCTCCTCGCCACATGGTTTTTCCCCCGTCGGCCTGCCGGCAGATTGGCTGGAGCACGGGGAACGACTCGCGCACGACATCCGCAAATGCCGAGAGATTTTGCCGTGGGAAACACCGGAATCAACCGGGCCCGGACTCGTATCGCGCCTTTCCAATGAACAGGCCTGGACTTTTTTGACCACGAGCAGCCTGCTGCTTGTGCAAGCTGGCATCCACGTCTTTTTGCCTGCGTGGTGGGAACAGGTCAGGCGTGTCCGCCCGAAACTGAAAGCCAAGGTCACCTCTTCGGTCGGATACGGCCGCCACTCGTATTTAGGTCTTTCGCAAGTGATGGATTTCGAGTGGAAGCTCGCCCTGGGGCCCGTGGAACTGAGCGAGGAAGAGTTTGAACAGCTGATTCGGCAAAAGCAGCGGCTGCTGAAAATACGGGGGCATTGGGTTCAGTTGACACCTGATTTGTTTCAGCAGCTGCAGGAGACGCTGAAAAAATCGAAAGGTAAAAGCGCCCTGACATTCCGCGATGTCATGAAGATGCACCTGACAGCGCCTGCTGTGGCGGAAGAAGCGATCGAGGAAGAAGATGAGCGGGAATCGTACCCGTTGTCCTTGGAAGTGGAGCTGAACCAGCACCTGCTGCAATTGCTGCATCAGCTGCAGGAGACGAAGCACATTCCCATCCTGGATCAGCCTGCCTCCTTTTGCGGAACCCTGCGCAAGTACCAGCTCGAAGGCAGCTCATGGCTGCTGTTCTTGCGACGTTTTGGACTTGGTGCCTGTCTCGCGGATGACATGGGACTGGGCAAGACCGTACAGTTCATCACCTATTTGCTGTACCTGCGCGAATATGGCCAGGCGGATATCCCGTCCCTGCTGATCTGCCCCACCTCCGTCATCGGGAACTGGCAAAAAGAGCTCGAACGGTTTGCTCCCTCGCTCAAGGTCTTTATCCATTACGGGAACCATCGCCCCAAAAAAGATGCCTTTTTGGCCGCGATCGAAGGAGCCGATCTGGTCATCACTTCCTATGCCTTGTCGCATCTGGATGAGAGCGAGCTTTCTTCGCTCACCTGGAATGCGATCTGTCTCGACGAGGCCCAGAATATCAAGAACGCGTATACCAAGCAGGCGTCGGCCGTACGGGACCTTCAGGCACGGCACCGCATCGCCCTGACAGGCACGCCGATCGAGAACCGGCTGAGCGAGCTCTGGTCGATATTCGACTTCCTGAACCCTGGCTATTTGGGCAGTCTCGGCGATTTCGCCAGACGGTACGTCCAGCCGATTGAGCGCGACCAGGATCCGGTCCTGATCGGGCAGGTTCAGCGCTTGATCCAGCCATTCTTGCTCCGCCGCGTGAAGACCGACCCTCACATCCAGCTCGATCTGCCCGAGAAAAACGAAGGCAAGGAATACGTTCCCTTGACGGCCGAGCAAGGCGCTCTGTATGAAACAGCGATCCAGGACATGTTTGCCCGCATGGAGAATACGAGTCCGATGGAGCGCCGAGGACTTATCCTCACGACATTGTCACGGCTCAAGCAGCTCTGCGATCATCCGGCCTTGTTTCTGGGTGAGCCTGCAGGAAGGGATGAACCCAGCCGTTCGCACAAGCTTGAGCGCCTGCTGGAGTTGGTGGAAGATATACGCCAAAAAGGGGAACGCTGCCTGATCTTTACCCAGTACATCGAAATGGGCAACATGCTGCAGCGCATACTCAACCGGGAAGGATTCGGTCCCGTGTTCTTTTTGAACGGCTCCACGAAGAAGGAGGCGCGGGACGAAATGATCGCGCGTTTCCAAGACGAGAGCCTGCCGGATTCACAGCGTGGCACGATCTTCATCCTTTCCCTGCGTGCCGGAGGGACCGGCCTGAATCTGACACAAGCCAACCACGTGATTCATTTTGACCGTTGGTGGAATCCTGCCGTGGAAAATCAGGCGACTGACCGCGCCCATCGCATCGGACAGCAGCGAAATGTGCAGGTGTACAAATTTATTTCGCTCGGAACCATCGAGGAGCGGATAGACGAAATGATGGAAAGAAAACAGACCCTGAGCCAACAGATCGTAGGGAGTGGGGAGAGCTGGATCACCGAGCTGTCCACCTCGGAGCTGCGGGAGCTGTTTGCGCTGCGGCACGATTGGCTCGATACAGGAGCCGGATGA
- a CDS encoding SWIM zinc finger family protein, giving the protein MLQRELTRQQAIQAGEQLLAFAEGPIIERGYTYFSDGLVFNTRVEKQRLLTCDVQGSQVYQVVLDLEDVQSSTCTCPYTRLCKHIAAAFFQMYSVFENPRTYLTRTKQPRRARFSYAMLVPAYKPGLPLSSSEAASVESPLKPTSSVSDWWTFLESWTRNLSSAMESYRASTELMSSYQNVLGVASAWPPAQALLFSAHANLFHLRKLQQFVRDHRQSYWFQDLSQTAERLLEQLEGILYYSNADQLREHHPHLLKQTMLVARNMKHSPFTDLYWTFAYQTLWWNLLQEPDWIHSEVEELDRLIRDRQAADAAKDTYRLLRAHFFVMEGNDEAAMEIWRPNPRLTLAFYLPYLKMFARNEEWTRFLTWAERLQSLIGSADPQPYQLVVAIWQEAMERVGRGGECGAMLKQFLPSSFHEYAGYLYEQKQYRQWIDLQMAYQVSLSEIHGVAFKEIEDSTPSLLFPLYVREVNRLIGERNRPAYKEAIKLLKKVRTLYSKANQDAHWERYVDQLAAKYNRLRAFQEELRRGNLNR; this is encoded by the coding sequence ATGTTGCAAAGAGAGCTGACACGACAGCAAGCCATCCAAGCGGGAGAACAGCTTCTCGCGTTTGCCGAGGGACCGATCATCGAACGGGGATACACCTATTTTTCGGATGGCCTTGTCTTCAACACCCGCGTAGAGAAACAAAGGCTGCTTACCTGTGACGTACAGGGATCGCAGGTGTACCAAGTCGTTTTGGACCTGGAAGACGTCCAAAGCAGCACATGCACCTGTCCGTACACCCGCCTGTGCAAGCACATAGCCGCGGCCTTCTTTCAAATGTACAGCGTGTTTGAGAATCCGCGCACGTATCTCACCCGCACCAAGCAGCCGCGTCGGGCGAGGTTTTCTTACGCCATGCTCGTACCGGCGTACAAACCCGGATTGCCGCTCTCTTCTTCGGAAGCCGCATCCGTCGAATCTCCACTAAAACCAACCAGCTCCGTCAGCGATTGGTGGACCTTTCTGGAAAGCTGGACGCGGAATCTTTCCTCTGCAATGGAATCGTACCGCGCTTCGACCGAGCTGATGTCCAGCTACCAAAATGTGCTGGGGGTCGCTTCTGCCTGGCCGCCGGCTCAAGCGCTGCTTTTTTCCGCACACGCCAACCTGTTTCACTTGCGAAAGCTGCAACAGTTCGTCCGGGACCATCGGCAGTCTTACTGGTTCCAGGATTTGTCGCAGACGGCGGAACGGCTGCTTGAACAACTGGAAGGGATCCTGTACTACTCGAATGCAGACCAACTCCGGGAGCATCATCCACACCTGCTCAAGCAGACGATGCTGGTGGCCCGAAACATGAAGCATAGTCCATTCACCGATCTTTATTGGACGTTCGCCTACCAGACTCTTTGGTGGAATCTCCTGCAGGAGCCCGACTGGATCCACAGCGAGGTCGAGGAGCTGGACCGTCTGATTCGGGACAGACAGGCCGCTGACGCTGCAAAAGATACGTACAGGCTGCTTCGCGCCCACTTCTTTGTCATGGAAGGGAATGACGAGGCCGCGATGGAAATATGGCGGCCCAATCCCCGTTTGACCCTCGCTTTTTATTTGCCTTATCTCAAGATGTTCGCGCGAAACGAAGAGTGGACACGCTTTCTTACATGGGCAGAGCGACTGCAATCGCTGATCGGGAGCGCAGACCCCCAACCGTATCAGCTGGTCGTCGCCATTTGGCAGGAAGCGATGGAAAGAGTCGGCAGAGGTGGCGAATGCGGGGCCATGCTGAAACAATTTTTGCCCAGCAGCTTTCACGAATACGCTGGCTATTTGTACGAACAAAAACAGTATCGGCAATGGATCGACCTGCAGATGGCCTATCAGGTGTCTCTGTCGGAAATTCACGGGGTCGCGTTCAAGGAAATCGAGGACAGCACCCCCAGTCTTCTCTTTCCGCTTTACGTACGCGAGGTGAACCGCCTGATTGGAGAACGCAACCGCCCTGCGTACAAAGAGGCGATCAAGCTGCTGAAAAAAGTCCGGACGCTGTATAGCAAGGCCAACCAAGACGCTCATTGGGAACGTTACGTAGATCAATTGGCTGCGAAGTACAACCGATTGCGCGCTTTCCAGGAGGAGCTAAGGAGAGGAAATCTGAATCGATGA
- a CDS encoding DUF4855 domain-containing protein: MSSYPALEKGQVDQLFLAYAGYSIGSDGTPHYQFWEPADFAPLLTHTNPSTGFIDGAMFSDFLFLALGILTVTGEGRYLTRNEKAPATWNEWVRYLDELFLRERNLDALCQAVQRSPLPHANVWIALPYPNPAVFPDDLLRIQAVVDWICLFLKRWSTSPLRCCLRLQGFYWLQESLYDYGGAFDDRFVIRDVNMQIHACHTDGRRLQSIWIPYQGARGWDEWQTLGFDLAFLQPNTYFNPSRSLTEAAASAAHSGMGLEIEFDLGVTYDQEKRERLLAYLHTGSTGGTDDKGRVFPPYQFESPLAWYTGGWFFGKNGRKQALLSLYQSNDPLYDQIFRFLNGIPE, encoded by the coding sequence TTGTCTTCTTATCCCGCTTTGGAAAAAGGACAGGTAGATCAGCTGTTTCTCGCGTATGCCGGCTACAGCATCGGATCGGATGGCACGCCACACTATCAATTTTGGGAGCCTGCGGATTTTGCCCCGCTTTTGACACATACGAATCCATCCACGGGCTTCATCGACGGTGCCATGTTCAGCGACTTCCTTTTCCTCGCTCTCGGCATTCTCACGGTAACCGGCGAAGGACGGTACCTGACCCGCAATGAAAAAGCACCGGCCACTTGGAACGAATGGGTCAGGTATCTCGATGAGCTGTTTTTGCGCGAGCGAAACCTGGATGCTCTTTGCCAGGCAGTCCAGCGTTCCCCACTCCCCCATGCAAATGTATGGATCGCTCTCCCCTACCCCAACCCTGCCGTCTTTCCGGATGACCTGCTTCGGATACAAGCTGTCGTCGATTGGATCTGCCTGTTCCTGAAAAGATGGTCGACCAGCCCTCTGCGCTGCTGTCTTCGCTTGCAAGGTTTTTACTGGCTCCAGGAGAGCCTGTACGATTACGGCGGTGCATTTGACGATCGCTTTGTCATCAGGGACGTAAACATGCAAATCCACGCGTGCCATACAGATGGACGCCGTCTGCAATCGATATGGATCCCGTATCAGGGAGCCCGTGGATGGGATGAATGGCAAACGCTCGGCTTTGATCTGGCGTTTTTGCAGCCGAATACGTATTTCAACCCTTCTAGGAGCCTCACCGAAGCGGCAGCCTCCGCCGCCCACAGCGGTATGGGACTGGAAATCGAGTTCGATTTGGGCGTCACCTACGATCAGGAAAAGCGCGAGAGGCTGCTCGCTTATTTGCACACAGGCTCCACGGGTGGCACAGACGACAAAGGCAGAGTGTTTCCCCCTTATCAGTTCGAGTCCCCGCTTGCCTGGTACACCGGCGGCTGGTTTTTTGGAAAAAACGGCAGAAAGCAGGCGCTGCTAAGCCTGTACCAGTCTAACGACCCTCTCTACGACCAGATTTTCCGCTTTTTGAACGGAATCCCTGAATGA